GTCTTGTCATATCTCGCCGACAGTTTACAGCTAGAAAgtgtatttgaaatataacgTATTTTTGACGTTACTAAAGCTgtcaaactatatttatttctattttgaattttctaaATTTCATATCATTTCATATACTGTCAAAATTGTGGCCATTGGCCAACAAAGAAGGTAGGTTCCAATTGGTTTTAATTCAGCTTATatggaatttattaatttaattcttagAAACTAACTCTGAACTCTAAAATCATCATTCGAGATCGAATTATAggtaatatagtatttacatattaaaagtagatctattttttttgttcataaatgcgttgattattttatttctagggttttaaataaatctggAACTGGGACAACAGTGTTCAATCATAGATATCCTAAGTGAAAAGTTGTAAAAATGCAGTACACATCAGACGAAGCTTATGCAAGGCTTATAAGTCATAATATGACTGTGCCACACAGAATAAAGGTAATTAAGATACCCTCATATCTTTTACCACCTAATGTCCGTAAAGACACACAAGTATTGTAGTCATTCAAAGTCAAAGAGTGTCAACAAAATAGTAATGTATATGTTGATGTATAAATTAGAACTAAACATTagttataaaacttttgtatGTCAGTATGTAGGTTccttgttaattatttatggcGCAGTTAAGATACAATAAAGGTGTATTTTTAGGCAACAGGAGATGTAGTTGATGAGGAGAATACTCCAAATGGAATTATTTCTGGATGGGACTATGCTAATGAAAAATTTGACATGAAGGTTCCTGAGAGGATTCTTGTCATGGGACAAGATCAGCATATTGGTATGACTTTAGCACCCATAATATTCTAGCTtactatttatctatattgCTTTTTAAACCAAGTACAAATCACTGGGATACATAACATGGATTGGATTCCTGCTTAGGATTGTTTTGATCAAAAGGCACAGTAGGCTTAtctattgatttataaaatagataaatatctATGACAACCTCAAAAATATCTGCCATAGTGACAAAAAATTCACACTCACTACAATTAtatacatgttaataaaatatctttgaaatatttcttacTGGGTGTCCTGTGCTTATTAATCACAATCCAAATATACCTATTTCAGGGACAAAAGCACCACCTAGAGAAATTCAGTTGGACAATGCAGTATTACCAACTGACCCTGGAATGATACGAGTGACCACCCCACCACGTGTTATTACACTGGACCAGCACTACTTCCCATCAGCTGATGATTTTCTTCCTGGTTCTGCTAACTCTCCACCAAGAAATGCTAGAGCTGTTCGTTCTCAAGAAGTTGCCCGTCAAATTCTACCCCATTCTGACATTCTTAATGAGTCAACCATGACGGAATCGCGTCTAGTTTTGAggtaataaaagattttatatttctccCGAAACCATATTTATGGTTGAACTAATTAATTTGAACATGTCTTTTTTGCATGTTGACATCTCAGAACAAACTcattttactataatatagaaattgtaaaaaaaaattctgtcttaataactgacaagctatttaaatatatattttctatttttaagaGATCCAACTCCACCCATAAGTAATGGTGAGGGTTTGTCTGCCGCTGAGGAACTTGTGCATCTTCGCCGTCAAATTGCTAAACTCAATCGTCGTGTTATGTCTATTGAAGCTGAAACACTTCAAAGAcaacaaaaggaaaaaattgCTTATGCAATAAGTATTgcttatttgttatttaaagtgATTGCTTGGCTCAATAGATCCTAAAAAGTTAAGAGTAGAAACATAAGAATAAGATGAAGTATAGAATGTATTGTTGACTTCATGATGGTAAGATGTGTAGCATGGTCATATAGTAGAACTGTAttccgtaaaaaaattactatttgaTGAAGTGTTCATTTAGCTAATAGCTATCCGTGATTGTTAGCTCCTGCAGGTGGTTGTCTAATAAATGGGTATattgttgatattttaatcacatgaatttttaaatgaactgTTAAGTTtcctttaattattaattcagtCGGGTCATTTTACTTCTTAATAAATCATACTAAAttacttgttttattattacttcaatttatgaatataattatcctcaaataacaaagaaaacattaaatttatataaaaatagtaatattagATGTAAAGATACTTAAGATtccaaatacatatataatgtaggtgtaaaaaaattgattacaaGGTAACACtcaatatattcaaaatatgtcAGTAATGTTAAcacataagaaataaaattaataattcttaaatgtaCAATTACATTTTCCTGTTTCAGTTGACAAGATGTAggtaaattattagttttcattaaatactgtcgtaaataactaataatatttatggcaTCATATGTGTAGGTTTatcttcatatttaaaaataacagaaaaaaGGGGTCCACCAAGCCGTTCTGCAAGCCATGCATTTTTTACGACCGCTAATTTTAATGAGTCTACTGCTAGACAAGCATTCAGATTTGTATGTAGAGCTCTCCCCATTCCttctaatacaattaaatctaCTCCTCTCATTTTCATCTCAGTGGCAAGATctgcaaaataaaatttagcttCAGGAACAAACAATACACCAGCACCTCACACATTAGTCCTTAAGTACACcagtatttaatatacttttctaatatctataattaagaatgtttaagttaaataactatttatataaatcccAAACATACCTATAGTAATTGTTCTTAAATCGAGACATGGTCCCCTTTGGCCATTGGATCTTACAACTAGATTACCAGAGGCACTGGCCGCAGCGATAATCGGACATATTAGGGATGCACTCTGAATTACACTCTCCAACTCAGAATTTGTAATATCATTTAAAGCAGGCCATTCATTTGCACATAGCATAACTGATGTTCCTCGTAGCAAGAGCCCTCTGACAAATGGTAAAATTCCTAATACAACATCAACACCACTGTTATCTACAAAAACCGCAGCACAATGATGAACTGTATTCTGGAAATtataaacacattattttaaagtatacataaatataatacagacATATTCTATTGATGTTATCTATAATCTATTCTGTAATTTATTCTTCATATTGAGGTTTgtagaatataaaacaaactagTATTAAGGGATTGGTCAGTGGAATACCTGTAATTTATTCAGCCATAGGTCAAATCCATCACACAGCCAGGGACGCTTTTGTATCTTTTCCAGTGCTTCATATAGTCCACTATCTAATATTGATGTTACAGCTTGGGCCCCCCAATCAAACATATTaccttttaagacaaattgtATACAATAGAATGTTTTGCTTTTATTCAAAggacttaaattaaatttaacttaccTGCTAGTACTCCACTACATAGTGCAATCCATTTGTGACTATCATCTAGTATGGCATCTATTTCAGCTAGTCTTGATGCAAGCTGAGCTAGAGCAGTATCATTTTCATACTTTTTCTGCTGTTTCCACAAATCAAAAAATCCTTGAGCTCGAAGACAAGTTTCATTAATATCCAGTAATAAGCGTATAGTTAAGTGTCCGTGAGCtctgtaaaaaaacaatatataattagatgTGTACATCTAGTATAGTCAGTACAGAAAGATATACTATCAATATGGATCATATGGtgacaattgtttttttttttggttaatTCTGAAAAACTTTCAATGCTGTAGGTTTCAATATGTGGTATGGGCATTCCATGCTTCATTGcaacaatatacaaaaagatGAAGGGAACTAATACTTACAGTGGATTTActcttatttcttttaatgccTCCACATAACATGTTTTAAACTTGAGTGCTCGTATTTCAATTGTGGGATCATCTTTCCGAGTTAAGGCAAAATTTACATACTTGTCTACAAGTTTTTCACATGTATTTAACCAATATTCTCTTGCTTCGTCATCTACTAATAAGTCCAAAGTATCTGGACTATATTTATCTGGCTCGCATAATATGTGCGACAAACCAAAATGTTccattactaaaatattatgaagagTATgttcaatagaaaataattatgttaactGTTCACACATCGCGTTCATTGGTTTTTCTGTTATCCCATTGTTTATCAGTAATGCTAATATTAACAACGCCTTTATCTTATCAATGTGGTTTCTATatggttaataataaattgtaaaaatagaGAACTATAAAAAGTCCATGAACGACTACTTACTAGTaagtagtttaatttattattaaataactagcattaaattatctaaattaatatccAGTACGAATCagttaataatatgaaataatttttaatcacattattttcgttaatataaacaatgacGTTGTTGACAACATTCTAATAATCGCCTGTTTGCTGttacttgtttttattgaCTAATGTCTAGTAGCTGTCTGTGTAGCTAACGCTTAATAACccactttattatattatgtgctgtggtttatttatttaatacgttgttgcaaaaaaatagtacaattagaaaaattaaataataacgagGGCAACGTAACGTACGTAAAATTATGTTACGATGTAATCCTTGtacagttaaaattttaagaaatatagaGAAGGAGTTAAGACAGGGAGTGAATTCCATAGTCTCACCGCAGAGACCCTAAACTCGCCAAGAAAGGAAGGAAAAGGAAATGACGTCCCATGAATTTCAAATTGTTCTTGAGGTAAAAAGGAGTTTTAGGATTTAAGAGGATGGAATATAAGAAATGAAGAGCGTGAGCATCACGATGCTGACAAATAGGAAAATAGCCAATCCACTTATGGAACGCACTGATACGATCTTTCTTTCTTAGACCTTAACTTTCTCTTCGGTTCAAGAATTCTTCTTTTTATACTGGAGGAAGTGCACATAGCACACCATCTTTCTTTCCTCCACAGAAGTAAAGCTTGTTATAAGTAATTAGCACATAAAATTATCACATATCccgaaaaatgtttattattgtggaaaccttgtttttttttttcaaataccagaattttaatagctttagttttagttgaatataaaaaaaaatcgaaatcaaattaaatttgtatataaacaatCTTATTTGGTTTTGTATTACCTACGTTTCATGATATAAGAACTTTAACATACAAATGtaattatactttaattacCATTTCTTTTCTTCATGCATTCTGTATGTAATTCGtacgacaaaaatatttataaattatacttatatattctatttctGAGTTGGGTAATTATTTGGTCGCTTCGTTAGATATTCTATGGTTCAGCTGCCTTGAGTCTGTCCTAAATCGCGATTCTGTCATCTGTGGCTAGTTTTCAGTTTTTTGTGATTTGAGTATTGAgcttgatattatttttgaagttaataAAATGCTTTCGATTTTAAGAACACTTTTGTTTAGTAAAAACAAGAATTCGGATTTCTCTAACGTGTTGTGACTTACATTTCATGATGTGTAAAACTACTGTGCAACTAAGCATTGAAGAATTGAATTAACGATTTATTTAGTGGTGCGCAAGATGGACGAATTGTGTAAGGGAATGTCACAAACAGGAAGCTCAATTATTGCAACTGACAAAACTCAAGAAAATAATGGtgaagttataattatatactttcaatacttttaatttacagCTAAATTTTGTTTCCGAAACGACTGTGTTGTTTGTCTGTTTTCAAAGTCATGTTAATACTTACACctcttaatatttgtttttaacgaTTTAAGCATAGCAATAATTTCATGCCTAAATGAGCTTTTGGCCTCACTTAACTGAGACGAAGTTTACCGTAAAAGAACATAAAATGATCTCAAATCAGTGGTATCACATCTAACCTATTACTGGATAGACACCAGTTGATTTATTATcctaaactatatataacagATAGCAACGAACTGTTTCCCTCCTTTTTTCTGTGTGGGGTATAATTTACAACATTATAATTCTTATATCAGAAATAGGACCTTTTAGTCATGTAAAATGATGTTTATTACACACAATACAacttattcttaatattacaactgtattattattatgttagaCAATTTCttccttatttattaaaactgtatCATTATTACACTACTAGTCACACCTGGATAAGGGAGAGCTCAAGGGACCTAAATCACTTTTTCTCATATGGAGGATTCtcactaatattaatttctaccTTGGAGTTCTACCTTACAGATGGGGTCTGTCTCACTTATAGAGGTCTATAAACATATGGCGAATATGACataattagaaacaaaatatgtgtatatatgggtattcatatttattgaaatagtaGCTGAACATAAATGatgaaaaaattgaattactattataacaacatttacttttaaaaatctgttaatttcttttacgattctgtttttaatttttttgtatattttttaagttcaaaAATTGTATCAAATATGGTGTGATCGACCGCTgtatattcataaaatgttAGAGGTGTCTCCAATGCCTTTAAAGCTTTAGTTTAGACATTATGAAGTACATGAATTTTGTTTGCAAAACAAGTCAGTATGCACATTTAACTTTTTGAACAGAATGAGTTCCTTATcctataacaaaacaataagaGACACacattttgtttgaattaaatGAGAGTCCCTTAACTTAGATACTTCTCTCAATTAAGTTATTACTGTTTATTTATCACAGTCATAAGGCAATAGTGCTTTAGTTGAACATTATATTTAGACTTAATAGGATCTCTTTAAAAAAGGATTGAATATGTTTTTACTAAGggactaaatataatttatgtatttttttaatttataatgaatatatgtaattttttcatcttgaattaatttattgataaactgtaaagttgcattaatagttaattttgttaagtatgaaatatgattttgaattgttcAGTAATTTACTGGTTACATCTGACTGATTCTTCACTCACACATGATGCActtatttctgtatatttccACCTATTCTCTAGGCCATGTACACACATGACAGTATATATAGCCCCCCATATGTAacgtacataatttatatattaaaaaaaaacaatataaatattattatgaaataaataaataaaatatttaatgagaaatttaaataatatgttttaggaagaaattactaggaaattgttaacaacactaacaataaatgttcaaaatataattaaaaactggaattcaaattccaaataattttaataagtaatttcgTATTCCTTGCGCTTAATGCTTGCTGCACCAAGATTTTTGTATTGCGTACCGATTTGGTTTGCTTCAGTCTCAAATCTCCATGGATCTCCATATTAGAAAACACTGGTCTACAAGGATGTAGACTTCCATAACTCTCATACCGCTTTGGATGGGACCAATACAAAGCATGCCCATAACCCATATCCGATAGCTCTCTCTGCTCATCATACACATGCATACTTGTTAAAAATACAGTTCAAGTGGAAAGCCACATTCTGTAGACAATCATGTCACTACATCAAGCACAGGTTTGACTAAAGGAACTTTTTCTCTAGGTTCTATGGCAGTGTATGTCAACGATCCATGTCTGGAGTGCGAACGCGTGCGTGCTGCGTGCGAACGTCTCGGTTCAGTCGTGGCCGTAAGCGCTGGACAAGGACTCCCTACGCTAACGACGCCGGCCTATTTTATCACTTCGCCTTTTGAGGGTGACTTATTCGATGCAGCGCACAAAGCTAAATATaggtgagtttttttttttacatttaaggGGGACTACTTTTACTATTTTGGGAGTGTTTATTACGATAATATAGTTTAGTTATGTTTTGTGAGATAATTCCTAAAAAGGATCTGAGGTCTCTTGCGATAGTCaacgttaattttattaattgtcaaCCCGAAAGCAACGACTTTCCATACAATGTGTATTACGTATTCGATTCGACCGATGCATGTTTAGACTTTAGAGACATACACTCTCAGAACGCTTAAGTTTTCCGAAATAAATTCTGTTGTATggtttaaataacatattgtcAGGGCTAGTTGAtatagttcttagggtaggaaattaaacactccaATGATGACTTGATTCCTATAATTCGCTTCACTTATTTTACGTAAACTGTATAGTttcaaacttgtacaaagGAATTGCTCGTGCGCCGTTTGTGGTAAATCCCCGAGGTAAGGTATGAAGTTACCCGCAATTAAGTGTATAGATAAGCAATCGTTTAAACATTGCTTTGCTTATGAATATTTGTAAtagtacaatattaatatataccgAGGAATCCACTATGCATtaagtgaaatatttaaaatatactgtaatatatttatctccaattaaagaataaatattgcaaattctttgtataactaaatataacgGTATCTAACCTGGAGATTTGGCCTGAAACATTCTAATCCACACCAACTACTTAACGAAGTATAAAGttgctttaattaatttcagatAAGATTTAGGATAATATTTCGGGATGACACTTATCGCGATCTAAATAGGCTTCTCTTGGAGTCTTACTCTCCAATAGAAGGCATCTCACTTATACATATCTTTTCATATCATACATAGAGGATAGTAACACACCCTAAAAGCCGGTGACGCTCGAGCCTGCTCGTTTTCCTCATGTACCATAAACAAATAGCTAAATCTTGCCTGAGCGTACCCTTTGAAACAAGGTCTTTACAAAAGTAAAAAGCTTCTTTTAACATACGAATAGCATAAATTATCttccataaaatatttccGGACTAATTCagaccattttttttaaataatttatttattcaataagaCAATGATAAGTCCATATATATTGTGTTACTGACAATATtgttctaaatattatataagtagcttagagaatattaaatcataaaattaataatccaGCATTTCCGTTATTTCGCCAGCGTGCCATTAGGGCTCCACACGCGCTTTACCAAGCGAGCTGCGCTTGCGCATCGTGGCGTAAAAACAGTGGACGCACTGCAATAGCGAGGGAGCCCGATCAACATCCTGAACGTATCATAGAACTGAACACGAAGGCCATCGTATGATTTCTTTGCTGAAGgctttttaaatgaaaattctCTAAACAAcacgtaataatatttttttcgatttAAAAGTCGCCGCGTTAAAAAGTAGGGTTATAGAGGCCGTTGTGGTGTTTGTCTACTTGATACGTTATGTAATTCtattaacatagctttatTTCAAGGTGATTGTGTAATGCTTACGCAAATTGCCGGCCATTTACCAAAATAATGGGAATTAGCACGTGAAATGTGTCCATATTTCGTTTTTAGTGTATATTGTATGacttatatagaatttaatcaCGTGCGGAAAGTGTTGGCTGTCCAGATAGATAGACTTGTTCGTTTCGTGAAAGTGACGCGAAGACACGGGCGTGTTATCCTAAATCGATGTGTCAGGCCCAGGAGGCTCTTAATAATTGGTCGTCCTTTGCACCGCCTTGTGGTCGTCTCCATGATGTGATTTGTCCATCTTGTCTCTTGGAGCCTAGCCACGTGTCCCACCcacttacatttaatttttaaggcCCTGTCCCAGCACGAAATGCTGTGAcagtgtctcggggtggactgcggtGCGCAGTGGATAGCTGGAGCActgaggcgcgccggcccgtaataacaattggttatgtaaaacattaaattaatgctattttatcctttttttttctgaaatggattacttggcttgcgataaaatatatcgtgtaaatcTCAAAATCATgtactatatacattttcgtcataaaatgaattcaaagtgacAAAAATACgctatgtttggattttttttctatcgagcgaagttatttaaatcgtgtatcgatctttcaaaatcgatacataaactactcgaCTCcaccatttattttttccatttgCCCTACTTCAAGAATCGATGACAAAAAGTGGAAAGAAGCAATGTGCTTTATTGGAGTTTGGCGTATTGATATATATCAATATCTGGAACCAGAGATACATCATTATTCGGTGATGATGGACAAATAGCCCCGGCTCCCTCTCCCAGGGACTGTATACACTATTTGTTTCCATACGTCTATACCTGGAATGAAGGTAGGAATGCTATAATTTTCTCAAATACTCATTTTGCATTATATGAGTCCAGGATTTCTTATGTCTCAAGGTCGACTTCTTACCTATAAACCGACTTAGAACGCTGGGTGGTTGACAATGCGAAATTCATGTAACCGTTATTAGATGTGTGTATCATCAAAATTGTACGGCCATTACTTTCGGTCTTCCTGTGTCTTATTTAATAAGCTTGGTCTTTGGCTATGTCAGCCTACCTCTGCATCCTGATTTCTTTTGGCACCATGTTGTGACCTCAGCATAGGCCTTCGTCCTTCAACGCAAACCTATGTATCACACAACGCTTTCTCTCCTTTCGAGGGCCTTTCATCTTTAActtccttaaaaacaaaattatcaccAACATTTCAAAACTCACTTACTAAAAATTTCAAAGAATATCTTGTCAACCTGTCCTATGccaatatagaaaatattcttattgtacaaaaatataagtttgtcttatgtaaaattaatataggaaaatacagtttatatgttgCAAGGTAGAGACTGGctgcccacaacacagggaatcctagtgtgggGGCCAGTCCACTTtactttacctaaatatcctgcatattgtgtataataaagttttaaagtgtaacttctttatcggtgttggaaaaaaaaaccgtcacattttttggttacgcgtcacattttcccgttacgtatctttttcttgtccctaccacggttgattcgtagagattcgaagccattaataacaaaaatatataataacaataaagttttagtagtaatagggtaaaatgcaataattgtattcatttctctgataataaaagccttttgtcaaactttatcttatttaactttattaaaccaaCCATATTCAGGTCTTCTGCATGGCAAGATGCTAGATCTTGTGTCGCTTCAACGTTTTACGTATGGGTCTCAGATTAacgtatctgtttcgtgatcatttaatttaataggcaagtaggtagtATACACTTCAGCGAGTCGTTCGCTGAAGCCTAGACTAATTAGTGATTATTTAATAGACGACTGTGAGTACAGAATCCTTTTAATAGAGTTTGAATGTATTTGCAAAatgttgaataatttatttctattaaaactcGAGACTCGATCGTTTGTGA
This region of Pieris brassicae chromosome 13, ilPieBrab1.1, whole genome shotgun sequence genomic DNA includes:
- the LOC123717630 gene encoding transport and Golgi organization protein 11, which gives rise to MQYTSDEAYARLISHNMTVPHRIKATGDVVDEENTPNGIISGWDYANEKFDMKVPERILVMGQDQHIGTKAPPREIQLDNAVLPTDPGMIRVTTPPRVITLDQHYFPSADDFLPGSANSPPRNARAVRSQEVARQILPHSDILNESTMTESRLVLRDPTPPISNGEGLSAAEELVHLRRQIAKLNRRVMSIEAETLQRQQKEKIAYAISIAYLLFKVIAWLNRS
- the LOC123717629 gene encoding 4'-phosphopantetheine phosphatase codes for the protein MEHFGLSHILCEPDKYSPDTLDLLVDDEAREYWLNTCEKLVDKYVNFALTRKDDPTIEIRALKFKTCYVEALKEIRVNPLAHGHLTIRLLLDINETCLRAQGFFDLWKQQKKYENDTALAQLASRLAEIDAILDDSHKWIALCSGVLAGNMFDWGAQAVTSILDSGLYEALEKIQKRPWLCDGFDLWLNKLQNTVHHCAAVFVDNSGVDVVLGILPFVRGLLLRGTSVMLCANEWPALNDITNSELESVIQSASLICPIIAAASASGNLVVRSNGQRGPCLDLRTITIDLATEMKMRGVDLIVLEGMGRALHTNLNACLAVDSLKLAVVKNAWLAERLGGPLFSVIFKYEDKPTHMMP